Proteins found in one Amycolatopsis aidingensis genomic segment:
- a CDS encoding transketolase: MPETVSSTEQLAELAQQLRVDAVRACAEAGSGHATSSLSAADLMAVLLAKHLRYDFDSPDNPANDELIFSKGHASPLLYAMYTAAGAISADELLTFRSDGSRLEGHPTPRLPWVDVATGSLGQGLPLGVGFALATTRLETTGSRVWVLCGDSELAEGSVWEAFEHAGSSGLDNLTAIVDVNRLGQRGATRHGWDVEAYSRRIRAFGWKVIEVDGHDLEQVDRAFATAAGTTGMPTAIVARTRKGRGVAAVENQEGAHGKPVPDTEEAVRDLGGPRSIRVRVAQPHPHRGGSPRRNAAKLPGYEVGSEAATRTAFGEALTALGHARSDVVALDGEVSDSTRSGYFAEEHPERFVQCYIAEQQLVAAAVGLQARGWVPYLATFAAFLTRAHDFLRMAAVSGANLRVVGSHAGVSIGKDGPSQMGLEDLAMFRAVAGSTVLYPCDANQAARLTAAMAELDGISYLRTTRGNTPVVYGPEESFPVGGSRVLRSTAEDQVTLVAAGVTVPEALRAADRLAEAGIAARVIDLYSVKPVDTATLRTAAAETGRLLTVEDHWPQGGLGDAVLEAFASQASPPRFSRLAVRSMPASATPEQQLRHAGIDAEAIVAAARELVPA, translated from the coding sequence ATGCCGGAGACCGTGTCGAGCACGGAACAGCTGGCCGAGCTCGCCCAGCAACTACGGGTCGACGCCGTACGGGCCTGCGCGGAGGCCGGTTCCGGCCACGCCACCTCGTCGCTGTCTGCGGCCGACCTGATGGCGGTACTGCTGGCCAAACACCTGCGGTACGACTTCGACTCGCCGGACAACCCCGCCAACGATGAGCTGATCTTCTCCAAGGGCCATGCCTCACCCCTGCTGTACGCGATGTACACCGCGGCCGGTGCCATCTCCGCCGACGAGCTGCTGACCTTCCGCTCGGACGGCAGCAGGCTGGAAGGCCATCCGACCCCCCGGCTGCCCTGGGTCGACGTGGCCACTGGATCGCTCGGCCAGGGCCTGCCGCTGGGCGTCGGCTTCGCGCTGGCCACCACGCGGCTGGAGACCACCGGCTCGCGGGTATGGGTGCTGTGCGGGGACAGCGAGCTCGCCGAGGGATCGGTATGGGAGGCCTTCGAGCACGCAGGCTCCTCCGGGCTGGACAACCTGACCGCGATCGTGGACGTCAACCGGCTCGGCCAGCGCGGAGCGACCCGGCACGGCTGGGACGTCGAGGCCTACAGCAGGCGCATCAGGGCCTTCGGCTGGAAGGTCATCGAGGTGGACGGGCACGACCTGGAACAGGTCGACCGGGCATTCGCCACGGCGGCGGGAACCACCGGCATGCCCACCGCGATCGTGGCCCGCACCAGGAAGGGCCGGGGTGTCGCGGCGGTCGAGAACCAGGAGGGCGCCCACGGCAAGCCGGTGCCGGACACCGAGGAGGCCGTCCGCGACCTCGGCGGCCCGCGGTCGATACGGGTGCGGGTGGCCCAGCCGCACCCCCACCGCGGTGGCTCGCCACGCCGGAACGCGGCGAAGCTGCCCGGCTACGAGGTGGGCTCGGAGGCCGCCACCCGCACCGCCTTCGGGGAGGCATTGACCGCGCTCGGGCATGCCCGCTCGGATGTGGTCGCCCTGGACGGTGAGGTCAGTGACTCCACCAGGAGTGGGTACTTCGCCGAGGAACACCCGGAGCGGTTCGTGCAGTGCTACATCGCCGAGCAGCAGCTGGTCGCCGCGGCGGTGGGACTGCAAGCCCGGGGCTGGGTCCCGTACCTCGCCACCTTCGCGGCCTTCCTCACCAGGGCACACGACTTCCTGCGGATGGCCGCCGTCAGCGGCGCGAACCTGCGGGTCGTCGGCTCGCACGCGGGGGTCTCGATCGGCAAGGACGGCCCCTCGCAGATGGGCCTCGAGGATCTGGCCATGTTCCGCGCGGTGGCGGGCAGCACCGTGCTCTACCCCTGCGACGCCAACCAGGCCGCCCGGCTCACCGCGGCCATGGCCGAGCTCGACGGCATCTCCTACCTGCGCACCACCCGCGGCAACACCCCGGTCGTCTACGGGCCGGAGGAGTCCTTCCCGGTGGGTGGCAGCCGGGTGCTGCGCTCCACGGCGGAGGACCAGGTGACCCTGGTCGCCGCCGGGGTGACCGTGCCGGAAGCGCTGCGGGCCGCCGACCGGCTGGCCGAGGCCGGGATCGCCGCGCGGGTGATCGACCTGTACTCGGTCAAGCCGGTGGACACGGCCACCCTGCGCACGGCGGCCGCGGAGACCGGGCGGCTGCTGACGGTGGAGGATCACTGGCCGCAGGGCGGGCTCGGCGACGCCGTGCTGGAGGCCTTCGCCAGCCAGGCGAGCCCACCCCGGTTCAGCAGGCTGGCGGTGCGGTCCATGCCCGCCTCGGCCACCCCCGAGCAGCAGCTGCGGCACGCCGGGATCGACGCCGAGGCGATCGTGGCCGCGGCCCGCGAGCTCGTCCCGGCCTGA
- the tal gene encoding transaldolase gives MASLRELSERGQSVWVDYLSRPMLRTGELAELVEAGVTGVTSNPTTFKKAIADAEAYDDQLRELIEAGSKPKDAFLALAQQDIREACELLRPAFDRGGADYQGWVSLEADPRLAYDTQASIDEAVHLHRLIDRPNLFVKIPGTEEGLPAIEEAIANGIPVNVTLLFSLSRHRAAAEAYLRGLRRLRDSGGDLTSVGSVASFFVSRVDAEADRRLAEANGPEDLRGTLAIANAKLAYQTYLEVFRGPEWEELAAAGARPQQCLWASTSTKDPQLRDVLYVEELIGPDTVNTMPRQTIADFRDHGTVADTVQTGLPEARRTLERFAEAGVDYDKVTAALEEDGVRQFAESFRELLDGIAVKQEALTRP, from the coding sequence ATGGCTTCCCTGCGAGAACTCTCCGAACGGGGGCAGAGCGTGTGGGTGGACTACCTTTCCCGCCCCATGCTGCGCACCGGCGAGCTGGCCGAGCTGGTCGAGGCCGGTGTCACCGGGGTGACGTCCAACCCGACCACCTTCAAGAAGGCCATCGCGGACGCCGAGGCCTATGACGATCAGCTGCGCGAGCTGATCGAGGCAGGCAGCAAGCCGAAGGACGCCTTCCTCGCCCTGGCCCAGCAGGATATCCGCGAGGCATGCGAGCTGCTGCGGCCCGCGTTCGACCGCGGCGGTGCGGACTACCAGGGCTGGGTTTCGCTGGAGGCGGACCCGCGGCTGGCCTACGACACCCAGGCCTCCATCGACGAGGCGGTCCACCTGCACCGCCTGATCGACCGGCCGAACCTGTTCGTCAAGATCCCGGGAACCGAGGAGGGCCTGCCCGCGATCGAGGAAGCCATCGCGAACGGGATCCCGGTCAACGTCACGCTGCTGTTCTCGCTGTCGCGGCATCGCGCCGCCGCCGAAGCCTACCTGCGCGGGCTGCGCAGGCTGCGGGACAGCGGCGGTGACCTGACCTCGGTGGGCTCGGTGGCCTCGTTCTTCGTGTCCAGGGTGGACGCCGAGGCCGACCGCAGGCTGGCCGAGGCGAACGGGCCCGAGGATCTGCGGGGCACCCTGGCGATCGCGAACGCGAAACTGGCCTACCAGACTTACCTCGAGGTCTTCCGTGGCCCGGAATGGGAGGAGCTCGCGGCGGCCGGGGCGCGCCCCCAGCAATGCCTGTGGGCCTCGACCTCGACCAAGGACCCGCAGCTGCGGGACGTGCTGTACGTCGAGGAACTGATCGGCCCGGACACGGTGAACACGATGCCGCGGCAGACTATCGCCGACTTCCGGGACCACGGCACGGTCGCCGACACCGTGCAGACCGGTTTGCCGGAGGCGCGGCGCACCCTGGAGCGGTTCGCCGAGGCGGGGGTCGACTACGACAAGGTGACCGCCGCGCTGGAGGAGGACGGCGTGCGCCAGTTCGCGGAGTCCTTCCGGGAACTGCTCGACGGTATCGCGGTGAAACAGGAGGCCCTGACCAGGCCGTGA
- the ku gene encoding non-homologous end joining protein Ku, with translation MARPIWKGTLNFGLVTVPVQVFSATGDHTIHFRQFQRGTSDRVRYRRVNERTGEEVDHRDLVQGYDLGGGEYVQLEQSELAEIAPGRSRTIDIQSFVDPAEIDPVFFQKSYWLAPGEAEFARPYAVLAAAMAETGRGAIASFVMRGREHIALIRAGADLLTMDTLLFAEDVRDPETELGGLPELPEVGRKERDMAVDLIESMSTRWRPEDYPDTHTERVRQLIEDKKAGRTVAAAAEAPEPTNVVDLAEALSASVRRHRQRGDTGPDLAETNKSELTRIARELGISGRSKMNREELVEAISAARTGGRRAS, from the coding sequence ATGGCGAGGCCGATCTGGAAGGGAACGCTGAACTTCGGCCTGGTGACCGTTCCGGTGCAGGTTTTCAGCGCCACCGGGGACCACACCATCCACTTCCGGCAGTTCCAGCGCGGTACCTCGGACCGGGTGCGCTACCGCCGGGTCAACGAGCGAACCGGGGAGGAGGTGGACCACCGGGACCTGGTGCAGGGTTACGACCTTGGCGGCGGCGAGTATGTCCAGCTAGAGCAGTCCGAACTGGCGGAGATCGCGCCGGGCCGCTCGCGCACCATCGACATCCAGTCCTTCGTCGATCCGGCCGAGATCGACCCGGTCTTCTTCCAGAAGAGCTACTGGCTCGCGCCCGGCGAGGCCGAGTTCGCGCGTCCCTACGCGGTGCTGGCCGCGGCGATGGCCGAGACCGGGCGCGGGGCGATCGCGTCCTTCGTCATGCGCGGCAGGGAACATATCGCGCTGATCCGGGCTGGTGCGGATCTGCTCACCATGGACACCCTGCTGTTCGCCGAGGACGTCCGCGATCCGGAGACCGAGCTCGGTGGCCTTCCCGAACTGCCCGAGGTCGGCCGGAAGGAACGGGACATGGCCGTCGACCTGATCGAGTCGATGAGCACCCGGTGGCGGCCGGAGGACTACCCGGACACTCATACCGAACGCGTGCGGCAGCTGATCGAGGACAAGAAGGCGGGCCGCACCGTCGCGGCGGCCGCCGAGGCGCCCGAGCCGACCAATGTCGTGGACCTCGCCGAGGCGCTGTCCGCCAGCGTGCGGCGGCACCGGCAGCGCGGGGACACCGGGCCGGACCTGGCCGAGACGAACAAGTCCGAACTGACCCGGATCGCCCGCGAGCTCGGGATCAGCGGCCGCTCGAAGATGAACCGCGAGGAGCTTGTGGAGGCGATCTCCGCGGCACGCACCGGCGGCAGGCGGGCCTCGTGA
- a CDS encoding GAF and ANTAR domain-containing protein, with product MARDLLAQESVQNTLDRIVGHAVDLVDGCDAAGILVLRGGKVQTMAATDNVARASDHKQAQLRSGPCFDAAYHKQQVYRLADLTTAEHRWPDYASWARELGVGSMMGFLLYTAGEDDLGALNLYSKRPDAFGDRSEQAGWILASHAAVALSSAHTTAQLHEAIGSRQDVGAAIGILMERYRLDERAAFDLLARLSQHHNIKLVRSPGPSTPPVSSRGAGHRPRGAPRVADPAASGRTGRPSRRRGSRRSPAGPGHRSPPAPATPAGWPPPDPAAGARRVPPARL from the coding sequence ATGGCGAGGGACCTGCTCGCGCAGGAATCGGTGCAGAACACCCTGGACCGCATCGTCGGCCACGCGGTGGACCTGGTGGACGGCTGTGACGCCGCGGGAATCCTGGTGCTGCGCGGCGGCAAGGTGCAGACGATGGCTGCCACGGACAACGTGGCCAGGGCCTCCGATCACAAGCAGGCACAGCTGCGGTCGGGACCGTGCTTCGACGCCGCCTACCACAAGCAGCAGGTGTACCGGCTCGCCGATCTGACCACCGCCGAGCACCGGTGGCCGGATTACGCGTCCTGGGCACGTGAGCTGGGTGTCGGCAGCATGATGGGTTTCCTGCTCTACACCGCGGGTGAGGACGACCTGGGGGCGTTGAACCTGTACTCCAAGCGGCCGGACGCTTTCGGCGACCGTTCCGAGCAGGCGGGCTGGATCCTGGCATCCCATGCCGCGGTCGCGCTGTCCAGCGCTCACACCACCGCCCAGCTGCACGAGGCGATCGGGTCGCGGCAGGACGTCGGTGCGGCCATCGGCATCCTGATGGAGCGGTACCGGCTCGACGAGCGGGCCGCCTTCGACCTGCTGGCCAGGTTGTCGCAGCACCACAACATCAAGCTTGTGCGCTCGCCAGGACCATCAACACCACCGGTGAGCTCCCGGGGAGCGGGCCACCGCCCGCGCGGCGCACCTAGGGTTGCCGATCCAGCTGCCTCGGGGCGGACAGGGCGGCCATCGCGTCGGCGAGGCAGCCGTAGGTCACCAGCAGGTCCAGGGCACCGGTCACCTCCAGCGCCCGCCACACCGGCCGGGTGGCCACCACCAGACCCAGCTGCCGGTGCGCGGCGCGTGCCTCCTGCGCGGCTGTGA
- a CDS encoding MFS transporter, translating to MSRSVPTATIETRIPARMDRLPWSRFHWRVLVGLGTVWILDGLEVTIVGSVAARLTDPDSGIALTAGDIGIAAACYVAGACLGALLFGQLTDRFGRKKLFIATLAVYVGATVATAFAFAPWYFFLARFVTGMGIGGEYAAINSAIDELIPARVRGRVDLVINGTYWAGAAIGAALAILFLDRGLFPADLGWRLAFGMGALLGLVILLVRRNVPESPRWLFIHGRQEEAERIVAGIEENVRQEAGTSLAEPDTSITVRQRRSIPFRTIARTAFKVYPKRTVLGIALFVGQAFIYNGITFNLGTLFGTYYGVASGLVPVFVICYAIGNFLGPVTLGRLFDTVGRRPMISGAYLGSALMVVPLTWFFLTGTGGPWALLAFVMLTFFLASAGASAAYLTVSEIFPMETRALAIAFFYAVGTGLGGIVGPLLFGQLIGSGERPLVAIGFGVSAAVMALGGVAELVFGVRAERASLEDIAKPLTAEEAEESGTRDEQRQPQPLRQAAGPRRFRLGPGSLPGSWGLGLEDGRELAAVEAREREIEALAGALEEHGRTSRTELARVVGARHWGPGRFATALRAAVKEGRIARVSRSTYGPP from the coding sequence ATGAGCCGATCCGTACCGACCGCGACAATCGAGACCCGCATTCCCGCGCGCATGGACCGGCTGCCGTGGTCGCGGTTCCACTGGCGGGTGCTGGTGGGCCTTGGCACGGTGTGGATCTTGGACGGCCTCGAGGTGACGATCGTCGGCTCGGTGGCCGCGCGGCTGACCGACCCCGACAGCGGCATCGCGCTGACCGCGGGCGATATCGGGATCGCCGCGGCCTGCTACGTCGCGGGCGCCTGCCTCGGCGCGTTGCTGTTCGGGCAGCTCACCGACCGGTTCGGGCGGAAGAAGCTGTTCATCGCCACGCTCGCGGTGTACGTGGGGGCGACCGTTGCGACCGCCTTCGCCTTCGCGCCCTGGTACTTCTTCCTCGCCAGGTTCGTCACCGGGATGGGTATCGGGGGCGAGTACGCGGCGATCAACTCCGCGATCGACGAGCTGATCCCGGCGCGGGTACGCGGCCGGGTCGACCTGGTGATCAACGGGACCTACTGGGCGGGTGCGGCGATCGGCGCGGCACTGGCCATCCTGTTCCTGGACCGCGGCCTCTTCCCCGCCGACCTTGGCTGGCGGCTGGCCTTCGGCATGGGTGCGCTGCTCGGCCTGGTCATCCTGCTGGTCCGGCGCAACGTCCCGGAGAGCCCGCGCTGGCTGTTCATCCACGGCAGGCAGGAGGAGGCCGAGCGGATCGTGGCCGGGATCGAGGAGAACGTCCGGCAGGAGGCCGGTACCTCGCTGGCGGAACCGGACACCTCCATCACTGTGCGGCAGCGCCGCAGCATCCCCTTCCGCACCATCGCCAGGACGGCGTTCAAGGTCTATCCCAAACGCACCGTGCTCGGGATCGCGCTGTTCGTCGGGCAGGCGTTCATCTACAACGGGATCACCTTCAACCTGGGCACCCTGTTCGGCACCTACTACGGGGTGGCCTCCGGCCTGGTGCCGGTGTTCGTGATCTGCTACGCCATCGGAAACTTCCTGGGTCCGGTCACCCTCGGCCGATTGTTCGACACGGTCGGGCGACGGCCGATGATCAGCGGGGCCTATCTCGGCTCCGCGCTCATGGTGGTGCCGTTGACCTGGTTCTTCCTCACCGGCACCGGCGGCCCGTGGGCGCTGCTGGCGTTCGTGATGCTGACCTTCTTCCTGGCTTCCGCCGGGGCGAGCGCGGCCTACCTGACGGTCAGCGAGATCTTCCCGATGGAGACCAGGGCACTGGCGATCGCGTTCTTCTACGCGGTGGGCACCGGGCTCGGCGGAATCGTCGGGCCGCTGCTGTTCGGCCAGCTGATCGGCTCCGGGGAGCGGCCGCTGGTGGCGATCGGGTTCGGCGTCTCGGCCGCCGTGATGGCCCTCGGCGGGGTGGCCGAGCTGGTCTTCGGCGTCCGGGCCGAGCGCGCATCCCTCGAGGACATCGCCAAGCCGCTGACCGCCGAGGAGGCTGAGGAGTCCGGCACCCGCGACGAACAGCGGCAGCCGCAACCGCTGCGGCAGGCTGCCGGGCCGCGGCGGTTCCGGCTGGGTCCCGGTTCGCTGCCCGGTTCCTGGGGGCTCGGCCTCGAGGACGGCCGCGAACTGGCCGCGGTGGAGGCGCGGGAACGCGAGATCGAGGCCCTCGCCGGCGCGCTGGAGGAACACGGGCGCACCAGCCGGACCGAGCTCGCCCGGGTCGTCGGGGCGCGGCACTGGGGCCCAGGCCGGTTCGCCACCGCCCTGCGCGCCGCCGTCAAGGAGGGCCGGATCGCGCGGGTGAGCAGGAGCACCTACGGGCCGCCGTGA
- a CDS encoding catalase, translating into MANSRTGDAKDEQLDRARVDQEGSRLTTQQGVRVDHTDDSLTVGARGPTLLEDFHAREKITHFDHERIPERVVHARGAGAYGRFRPYDGFLADYTAAEFLSNPEEEIPVFVRFSTVAGSRGSADTVRDVRGFATKFYTRQGNYDLVGNNMPVFFIQDGIKFPDFVHAVKPEPPNEIPQAQSAHDTFWDFVSLQPESLHMVMWLMSDRALPRSYRMMQGFGVHTFRLVNAEGEGTFVKFHWKPVLGTHSLVWDETQKIAGKDPDFNRRDLWDSIEAGQHPEYELGVQLVDEADEFAFDFDLLDPTKIIPEEQVPVRPVGRMVLDRNPDNFFAETEQIAFHTANVVPGIDFTNDPLLQARNFSYLDTQLIRLGGPNFAQLPVNRPIAPVHTNQRDGYGQQDIHKGQTSYFKNSLGGGCPALAESGAFRHYTERVDGHKIRERSESFTDHYSQARLFWNSMSEVEAEHIVAAYRFELGKVVDKEVRARTVAQLNNIDHDLARRVAEGVGVTAPAPSEQQGHQRSSPALSQLNAPMDTITTRRIAVLAADGVDATGVRRLAGALREQGAVVEVLAPTEGELSAGHGEPITADRAINTMASVLYDAVVAPCGPDSAATLSTDGYAVHFIAEAYKHAKPVAGFGSGIDLLRRAGVTDGLADGPRVRTEHGVVTSTAAENSLPEDFFAAFAGELAKHRIWSRRTDSVPA; encoded by the coding sequence GTGGCCAACTCCCGAACCGGCGACGCCAAGGACGAGCAGCTCGACCGCGCCCGAGTCGATCAGGAGGGCAGCCGGCTGACCACGCAGCAGGGCGTGCGGGTCGACCACACCGATGATTCGCTCACCGTGGGGGCACGGGGTCCGACCCTGCTCGAGGACTTCCACGCCCGCGAGAAGATCACCCATTTCGACCACGAACGGATCCCGGAGCGCGTGGTGCACGCCCGCGGCGCGGGCGCCTACGGCCGGTTCCGGCCCTACGACGGTTTCCTCGCCGACTACACCGCCGCAGAGTTCCTGAGCAACCCCGAGGAGGAGATCCCGGTGTTCGTCCGGTTCTCCACGGTCGCGGGTTCGCGTGGATCGGCGGACACCGTGCGGGACGTGCGCGGGTTCGCCACCAAGTTCTACACCCGGCAGGGCAACTACGACCTGGTCGGGAACAACATGCCGGTGTTCTTCATCCAGGACGGCATCAAGTTCCCCGACTTCGTGCACGCGGTGAAGCCGGAACCGCCGAACGAGATCCCGCAGGCACAGTCGGCGCACGACACCTTCTGGGACTTCGTGTCCCTGCAGCCGGAGTCGTTACACATGGTGATGTGGCTGATGTCCGACCGCGCCTTGCCACGCAGCTACCGGATGATGCAGGGCTTCGGGGTACACACCTTCCGGCTGGTCAACGCCGAGGGCGAGGGGACGTTCGTCAAGTTCCACTGGAAGCCCGTACTGGGCACCCACTCGCTGGTCTGGGACGAGACGCAGAAGATCGCGGGCAAGGACCCGGACTTCAACCGCCGCGACCTGTGGGACAGCATCGAGGCCGGGCAGCACCCGGAGTACGAGCTCGGGGTGCAGCTGGTGGACGAGGCCGACGAGTTCGCCTTCGACTTCGACCTGCTGGACCCGACCAAGATCATCCCGGAGGAGCAGGTACCGGTACGGCCGGTCGGCAGGATGGTGCTCGATCGCAACCCGGACAACTTCTTCGCCGAGACCGAGCAGATCGCGTTCCACACCGCCAACGTGGTGCCCGGGATCGACTTCACCAACGACCCACTGCTGCAGGCCCGCAACTTCTCCTACCTGGACACCCAGCTGATCCGGCTCGGCGGGCCGAACTTCGCCCAGCTACCGGTCAACCGGCCGATCGCTCCCGTGCACACCAACCAGCGTGACGGCTACGGGCAGCAAGACATCCACAAGGGACAGACGAGCTACTTCAAGAACAGCCTGGGTGGTGGTTGCCCGGCGCTGGCCGAGTCCGGGGCCTTCCGGCATTACACCGAACGGGTGGACGGGCACAAGATCCGGGAGCGCAGCGAAAGCTTCACCGACCACTACAGCCAGGCAAGGCTCTTCTGGAACAGCATGTCCGAGGTGGAGGCCGAGCATATCGTCGCGGCCTACCGCTTCGAGCTCGGCAAGGTGGTGGACAAGGAAGTCAGGGCCCGCACCGTGGCCCAGCTCAACAACATCGACCACGACCTCGCACGCAGGGTCGCCGAGGGTGTCGGGGTCACCGCCCCGGCGCCGAGCGAACAGCAGGGGCACCAGCGGTCCTCCCCCGCGCTGTCCCAGCTGAACGCGCCGATGGACACGATCACGACCCGCAGGATCGCCGTACTGGCCGCCGACGGGGTGGACGCCACCGGGGTGCGCAGGCTGGCAGGCGCGCTGCGCGAGCAGGGCGCCGTCGTGGAGGTGCTGGCACCGACCGAGGGCGAGCTCAGCGCGGGCCACGGCGAGCCGATCACCGCCGACCGGGCGATCAACACGATGGCCTCGGTACTGTACGACGCGGTGGTGGCGCCCTGTGGCCCGGACAGCGCGGCCACCCTGTCCACCGACGGCTACGCGGTGCACTTCATCGCCGAGGCCTACAAGCACGCCAAGCCAGTCGCCGGGTTCGGCTCCGGCATCGACCTGCTGCGCAGGGCCGGGGTCACGGACGGTCTGGCCGACGGCCCACGGGTGCGGACCGAGCACGGGGTGGTCACCTCCACCGCCGCGGAGAACTCACTGCCCGAGGATTTCTTCGCCGCCTTCGCCGGTGAGCTCGCCAAGCACCGGATCTGGAGCAGGCGCACCGACAGCGTTCCCGCCTGA
- a CDS encoding STAS domain-containing protein: protein MAKESAVTGRAAPGPGSGENDLVCGCLRVRRGQCRGVVVCTVIGEVDLATAPLLDKALAVAPPGLMPRIVDLSCVEFLGLAGARVLLTGSERARGRLSLVAANRPVLRVLDLTGLAGRLAVYRNLAEALDAASDG from the coding sequence ATGGCGAAGGAGAGTGCTGTAACCGGGCGGGCGGCACCGGGGCCGGGCTCCGGCGAGAACGACCTGGTCTGCGGTTGCCTGCGGGTCCGCCGAGGCCAATGCCGTGGCGTGGTGGTCTGCACCGTGATCGGCGAGGTGGACCTGGCCACCGCGCCCCTGCTGGACAAGGCGCTGGCCGTGGCCCCACCCGGGCTCATGCCACGCATCGTGGACCTGTCCTGCGTCGAGTTCCTCGGCCTCGCAGGTGCCCGGGTACTGCTGACCGGGTCGGAACGGGCCCGCGGGCGGTTGAGCCTGGTGGCCGCCAACCGCCCGGTGCTGCGGGTGCTGGACCTGACCGGGCTGGCCGGCAGGCTTGCGGTCTACCGGAACCTTGCCGAGGCCCTGGACGCAGCTTCGGACGGCTGA
- a CDS encoding CBS domain-containing protein, which yields MTIARDLMTPRPQVVKTDQTAADAARLMAEQSVGALPICGKDDKIKGVVTDRDIVIKVIAKGRDAGGFPAGDLNQDEAVTVGADDPADEVLATMTRHQVRRLPVIDGDRLVGMIALADVVRALPDRTAGDLAEVLSSDF from the coding sequence ATGACCATCGCACGCGATCTGATGACTCCACGGCCGCAGGTCGTCAAGACCGACCAGACCGCTGCCGACGCCGCCCGGCTGATGGCCGAACAGAGCGTGGGCGCGCTGCCCATCTGCGGCAAGGACGACAAGATCAAGGGCGTGGTCACCGACCGTGACATTGTGATCAAGGTGATCGCCAAGGGGCGCGATGCCGGTGGCTTTCCCGCGGGCGATCTGAACCAGGACGAGGCGGTCACGGTGGGGGCCGACGATCCGGCCGACGAGGTGCTGGCCACCATGACCCGCCACCAGGTGCGCAGGCTCCCGGTCATTGACGGGGACCGGCTGGTGGGGATGATCGCGCTGGCCGATGTCGTCCGTGCCCTGCCGGACCGGACGGCAGGCGACCTGGCGGAGGTGCTGAGTTCGGACTTCTGA
- a CDS encoding DUF899 domain-containing protein, protein MSDPEVVTREEWLAARRELLEREKELTRQRDEVNAARRRLPMVEITKDYAFEGPHGAATLRDLFDGRSQLLVFHVMFAPEADEACPSCSFWIDGIGNLDHLHARDTSFSAVSRAPMDKLERYRERMGWTVPWYSSYGSDFNYDFRVSFDPSIAPVEYNYRDLDQLVQQKPGWLGYRGDKPGVSAFLRQGDRVFHTYSCYARGIDPVNGTYNWLDLTACGRQEEWEEPPGRGSDPAMGWLRRHDEYGLTVAGNGNKPG, encoded by the coding sequence ATGTCGGATCCGGAGGTTGTGACCCGGGAGGAATGGCTCGCGGCACGGCGGGAGTTGCTCGAGCGGGAGAAGGAACTCACCCGGCAGCGAGATGAGGTCAATGCGGCCCGCCGCAGGCTGCCGATGGTCGAGATCACCAAGGACTACGCCTTCGAGGGTCCGCACGGCGCGGCCACGTTGCGGGATCTGTTCGACGGCCGGAGTCAGTTGCTGGTCTTCCACGTCATGTTCGCCCCCGAAGCCGACGAAGCCTGTCCGTCCTGCTCGTTCTGGATCGACGGCATCGGCAACCTCGATCACTTGCACGCCCGCGACACATCGTTCTCGGCCGTATCCCGGGCGCCGATGGACAAACTCGAGCGCTATCGGGAACGAATGGGGTGGACCGTCCCCTGGTACTCGTCGTACGGCAGCGACTTCAACTACGACTTTCGCGTCAGCTTTGATCCGTCGATCGCGCCGGTTGAGTACAACTACCGGGATCTGGATCAGCTTGTCCAGCAGAAACCAGGCTGGCTTGGATACCGTGGTGACAAGCCCGGCGTGAGTGCGTTCCTGCGTCAGGGCGATCGCGTCTTCCACACTTATTCCTGCTACGCGCGCGGCATCGATCCGGTCAACGGCACCTACAACTGGTTGGATCTCACCGCCTGCGGCCGGCAGGAAGAGTGGGAAGAACCGCCTGGCCGTGGCAGCGATCCAGCTATGGGCTGGTTGCGTCGTCACGATGAGTACGGACTCACCGTCGCCGGTAACGGAAACAAGCCGGGGTAA